The Anguilla anguilla isolate fAngAng1 chromosome 2, fAngAng1.pri, whole genome shotgun sequence genome contains the following window.
TgagactgacctgagatcagctCCAGCCTATTCAGAGTCCATGAATGAGAGACCTgagactgacctgagatcagctCCAGTCTATTCAGTCTATGAATGAGAGACCTGAGACTGACCTGAGACCAGCTCCAGTCTATTCAGAGTCTATGAATGAGAGACCTgagactgacctgagatcagctCCAGTCTATTCAGAGTCTATGAATGAGAGACCTgagactgacctgagatcagctCCAGTCTATTCAGAGTCCATGAATGAGAGAACGgagactgacctgagatcagctCCAGTCTATTCAGAGTCTATGAATGAGAGAACGGAGACTGACCTGAGACCAGCTCCAGTCTATTCAGAGTCGATGAATGAGAGAACGGAGACTGACCTGAGACCAGCTCCAGTCTATTCAGAGTCTATGAATGAGAGACCTgagactgacctgagatcagctccagagtgaatgagagaaaactgaccccagatcagctcCACTCCACAGAGATGCAGTGATTCTCATGTGCGCTGCTCTGCGGTTCACAGGGACACTGACCTGAGACCAGCTCCAGCTTCTCGGCGGGGTCCCCCTCCTCGTAGAGCTTGGGGTGGCAGCGGTTGCCGATCTGCGTGATGAGCTCGGCGGGCAGCGAGGCCAGGTCCTGCCGCATGCGCATGCGGCTGCGCGTGTCCGAGGTCAGGTGGTCCGGGAGGGCGTCCACGCGCTCGCCAGCTGTCACGCACAGGGCCACGCTTCCGTCAATCACGCGCCAAACTTTCCCACAACCCCCTGCTCTCTAAGAgtccttttctctctgtttatttcccaattcaaatatgcattcaggGCACAATATGgagattacatttttcaacaaaTGAGAGCATCAGCACTCCCAACACATTAtgaacctgccccaccccctcacctgcagcccccACTTTaaccatgccccgccccctcacctgcaTCCCCCACTTTAGCCACGcctcaccccctcacctgcagcccccACTTTaaccatgccccgccccctcacctgcagcccccACTTTaaccatgccccgccccctcacctgcagcccccACTTTAACCATGtcccgccccctcacctgcagcccccATGTTGACTAAgccccaccctctcacctgtgGCCCCCATGTTGACtaagccccgccctctcacctGTGGCCCCCATGTTGACTAAgccccaccctctcacctgtgGCCCCCATGTTGACtaagccccgccctctcacctGTGGCCCCCATGTTGACTAAgccccaccctctcacctgtgGCCCCCATGTTGACTAAGCCCCAACCTCTCACCTGTGGCCCCCATGTTGACtaagccccgccctctcacctGTGGCCCCCATGTTGACTAAGCCCCACTCTCTCACCTGTGTCCCCCATGTTGACtaagccccgccctctcacctGTGGCCCCCATGTTGACTAAgccccaccctctcacctgtgGCCCCCATGTTGACtaagccccgccctctcacctGTGGCCCCCATGTTGACTAAgccccaccctctcacctgtgGCCCCCATGTTGACTAAgccccaccctctcacctgtgGCCCCCATGTTgactaagccccgccccttcaccTGCAGCCCCCACTTTAACCatgccccgccctctcaccTGCGGCCCCCACGTTGAGCATGCTGTACATGGTGTACATGTTGCAGATCTGCCGGTACTGCTCCTCGGTGCCGTCGTCggtgccctcctcctcctcctcttcctcgtggTAGGAGATGGGCGAGTCGCTGGCGTAGGCGCTCAGGTTGCCCGGGCTGGTGCCCTCGCAGGCGGCGCcgctgctgttattgttgttgttgctgttggtggtgatggtggtgctGCTGCCCCCGGCCaggccccccaccccgccctgggACAGGCCGCcgggccccctccccccctcctgggAGAAGCGGGCGGCCTTCctcatccccccgccccctcccccgcccgaGCCCCCGCCCGCCTCGCGGTTCCCGCCCTCCCACAGCCGCTTGGCCACGGGCGTGCACACCACCGAGTGGGACGAGGGCTCCTGCTGCTCCATCTTGACGCGCGACACCAGCGGCAGCGGGGTGAGGCAGGAGGCGGGCCGGCCggcgcccccggccccgcccccggaggTCTGCGTGACGGGGCTCTGGGGCTCGGAGGGCGGGGTCTCCTCGGCGTGCAGCCCCTGCGAGTCGCAGCTGGGGGAGCTGACCTTGAGGAAGAACTCGGTGCCCTTCTCCATGATCTGCTGGATCTGCAGGAAGCCGGCCGTGTACATGAGCAGGAACTGGTCGCCCACGTTCATGCTGAGCCGGCCCGTGTAGCAGAAGGACAGGATCTGCTGGAAGCTCTGCGGCTGCACGGCCGGGGGCAGCTCCACCACCGCGCTCTTGCTCCCCGAGTTGAACAGGTCCCGGAAGTAGGAGCTGCTGGCCGCCAGCACGGCGCGGTGGGCCTTGAAGGCGTGGCCCTTGACCACCACCGACACGTCGCAGTACAGGCCCTGCAGCCGCTGCTCGTTCAGACACTCCAGCACGTTGTTACCGAAGTTGGGAATGGCCATCTGAAGCGTCTGAGCCATGGCGCTACGCCCAGCACCCCAGAATCTGCagaaagagatgggggggggaggaggaggggagagaggggaagaggggagagagagagggggggagagagagagaggaagagagggagggggggagaaaaggagagagagggagagagaggggaagagggggagagagggggggaggagggggggagagagaggggaatagagggagagagagagaggggggagagaggggaatagagggagagatagagagggaggggggagatggagaagtggggagagagagcgagaaagagggggggagagagagagagagagaatgagtgtgcATACCAGGGTGGACATCAGGCTGCTATCAATCAAGTCGAATCAAGTCAATCTTTATTACCCCTGAGGGAAATTCGCTATGCAGACGTGCCCAATAAAACCACCTGTGACATAAAGGGACGCAAGACTCAACAAGAGACAGGGCAGCTCTCACACTCTACAACAGTGTGATGATCAATACATACAACCATGATATAAAGAAATTTGTAAGCCACCCCTACTTACTTCAATAATTGTATGCAAGGTGACAGAAGTCaattaataacataaaaatacacattataaaatacaacaaatagcAACACTACTGTTGCCATGTTATGCTCAG
Protein-coding sequences here:
- the LOC118220853 gene encoding nucleus accumbens-associated protein 1-like, which produces MAQTLQMAIPNFGNNVLECLNEQRLQGLYCDVSVVVKGHAFKAHRAVLAASSSYFRDLFNSGSKSAVVELPPAVQPQSFQQILSFCYTGRLSMNVGDQFLLMYTAGFLQIQQIMEKGTEFFLKVSSPSCDSQGLHAEETPPSEPQSPVTQTSGGGAGGAGRPASCLTPLPLVSRVKMEQQEPSSHSVVCTPVAKRLWEGGNREAGGGSGGGGGGGMRKAARFSQEGGRGPGGLSQGGVGGLAGGSSTTITTNSNNNNNSSGAACEGTSPGNLSAYASDSPISYHEEEEEEEGTDDGTEEQYRQICNMYTMYSMLNVGAAAGERVDALPDHLTSDTRSRMRMRQDLASLPAELITQIGNRCHPKLYEEGDPAEKLELVSGTSVFITRAQLMNCHVSAGTRHKVLLRRLLASFFDRSTLANSCGTGIRSSTNDPSRKPLDSRVLHAVKFYCQNFAPSFKESEMNAIAADMCTNARRVVRKSWIPKLKLLMADGDPYSSFLPDAVKMEEDGLGAEHAFDAGALEAGPTGEAGTSNEALQGVGGDSSTLF